A genomic segment from Leptospira perdikensis encodes:
- a CDS encoding alpha-2-macroglobulin family protein yields the protein MRKLVLAFSFLFFLGSCNSISGFFRTIKRTIFPSSCRIEVKLDTTDLKYLEDLWDYHITVTEDTNLQEFASAVQISPKPSNPRLEFSDYITREFSLDHWNFDPDVEYEIKIGKFYAENDCFLETPVSFKLPVMARKPSFYLSSENIFESNLNKVLPISISNVPEFQIRSAELSIPVLVNAIATLGNKYYDFENQLSWKKTVWKSGIKVNSFGNQGMDIDSYFGAKPNAKGWIAFQLGANVIGDNNKEVYKKESIFLQSTNLGITTKLDPNTLHVWVHTLSKAEPVANTNISLYEKGSLRGTCKTDKDGHCTVPSIIDTKSFDKSVLIAEDSSGDKAFLHFNQTHIEGYSDYYTENHVKGKIYFDRKLYRPGDRVEIKAVLADRKNGVLVPYSSKNINIQIRDSRGKDVANTNLNSTGQGGVATGFTIPSDAPLGHYSVSVYNAGKNDSITYDTFQVEEFRPVNFMVNVNLANAVNKDQNVKGTVEGKYMFGAPMGGAKIGYSVLKRKRYISFESFSSYDFSDTWYDYEDEYSGGNSDYVTGSEGVLDAKGLFNLDIPVQDLTRKFATDGEDIEIADPFNLVVESSVYDVDGKSVTKSSSLPYNPSETYVGLKCNDRYQAIDKPFQFNAVAVNLQGKAVAGAELKAYIIYNDWTSVLSKGLGKFFFRSNQLTKKVVEVKKLVSKVDGVSFDYKAKDSGSYTILVLNKDKVFSRVDFYAYEKESYYTWDFRGDDSIELRSDKQEYKIGDKAKILIKSPLQNARVIVTVERDSVYFKKSFLMKGNSAPLEIPIEESYLPNVDVNVVMLSGRLPVPEGLSADDIEEFNQQDLGAPKAKTGSVTLKVNLASRTAPVVIKTDKQEYQPREQVKLSIQSSPGAELTVSVADRGVLDLVGYSFQSPVQMFYQYWYSIVKTFELRSMIIKHYIYENKGDSPGGDYGEDSGGGFSAESESGARKDFRYTAYWNPVVIADSNGNADVSFTLPDNLTTFKVMVASSANGKFGASNSEFIVKKNLVLQKTVARFIRVGDSLELGGSITNNTKKKGKFKYKIESKFLSEDKGWTSIELAAGQTKEVLRTFQISESQYIKLKLDHPKDEIQLSYQISVEPETGAEFADLKKSDLSDALVVTMPIKEFDPVTSVQFSGYTDSEHKTLISFPKKESILLNKGSLDIRMSGTALTALKSAFDFYESNPYFCMEQRTSAYLLSLSAGELLKEFQYKAPAKDSYDFTQIEKLFLDEMSEFQTSDGSFTVWKGHGRTGYPYLTAYISSVMQIGKDKGKRSNPQAYQSAIKYLENYVKNPTETSVNSYQTLSLIYSVLSKDKKDVHSLEKTLVDHFEELNLKSRGIFLTAYAEVHKLESSDSDPVFKKLFSEYTKYIVYEKELFALRPLKQNSDEYYYYSYYSSSSVLGNYLRLLLRVDSKNPKIVELVKSIMMDRQNHFWSDSHSVGTIALALAEYRNRFESTSLDTEGEAIFGEKTLIDESFSSSSDSIYKEEITFDRLFEGKDPSGRPLVFKRTSSEGRLYFQTRLMYVPVKDTTTQKFNGLEIRKTLYRIDGRDSNGDAILKEVTSLQRGSTYLVKVKILSNLEQAFGMIVDPIPSNTEIVNTSFLTEKTSDGEETDVTDNYYGGYKEYRDDRVIFSEDRIRKGEMEFNYILRPVAKGNSIMPASKTFLMYHPQFYGNTNTIKVKVD from the coding sequence ATGCGTAAGTTGGTATTGGCTTTTAGTTTTCTTTTTTTCCTTGGTTCCTGCAATTCTATCAGCGGTTTTTTTCGAACCATCAAACGCACCATATTTCCCAGTAGTTGCCGTATCGAGGTCAAACTAGACACTACAGATTTGAAATATTTGGAAGACCTCTGGGATTATCATATCACAGTTACCGAAGATACCAATTTACAAGAATTCGCATCTGCGGTTCAGATCTCTCCAAAACCATCTAATCCTCGATTAGAATTTTCTGATTATATTACTCGTGAATTTTCTTTGGACCATTGGAACTTTGATCCCGATGTAGAATACGAAATTAAAATTGGAAAATTTTATGCAGAGAATGATTGTTTTTTAGAAACTCCTGTTAGTTTTAAACTTCCTGTGATGGCGAGAAAACCATCATTTTATTTATCTAGCGAAAATATATTTGAATCCAATTTAAACAAAGTCCTGCCTATTTCTATTTCAAATGTTCCCGAGTTTCAAATTCGTTCTGCTGAATTATCAATTCCTGTTCTTGTGAATGCGATTGCAACATTAGGGAACAAATATTATGATTTCGAAAATCAACTGAGTTGGAAAAAAACCGTTTGGAAGTCTGGTATTAAAGTTAATTCCTTTGGAAATCAAGGTATGGATATTGATTCATATTTCGGTGCCAAACCCAATGCAAAAGGATGGATCGCGTTTCAGTTAGGGGCCAATGTCATTGGTGATAACAATAAGGAAGTATACAAAAAAGAATCTATATTTTTACAATCTACAAACTTAGGTATCACAACCAAGTTAGATCCAAATACTCTTCATGTATGGGTACATACTCTTTCCAAAGCAGAACCAGTTGCCAATACTAATATTAGTTTGTATGAAAAAGGAAGTTTGCGCGGAACATGTAAAACAGACAAAGATGGGCATTGTACTGTGCCATCCATCATTGATACTAAATCATTCGACAAGTCTGTGTTAATTGCTGAAGATTCTTCTGGTGATAAAGCCTTCCTTCATTTTAATCAAACTCATATAGAAGGATATAGTGATTATTATACAGAAAATCATGTAAAAGGGAAAATTTATTTCGATAGAAAGTTATACAGACCTGGGGATCGGGTGGAAATCAAAGCAGTACTTGCGGATCGAAAAAATGGAGTTTTAGTTCCTTATAGTTCAAAGAATATCAACATACAAATTCGAGATTCACGTGGAAAGGATGTAGCCAATACAAATCTTAACTCGACTGGGCAAGGGGGAGTCGCTACGGGTTTTACCATTCCATCGGATGCACCGCTTGGCCATTATTCCGTATCTGTTTATAACGCAGGAAAAAATGATTCCATCACTTATGATACCTTCCAAGTCGAAGAATTTCGACCTGTGAATTTTATGGTGAATGTCAATTTAGCAAATGCCGTAAACAAAGATCAAAACGTCAAGGGAACGGTTGAAGGTAAGTATATGTTTGGTGCTCCTATGGGTGGAGCTAAGATTGGTTATTCGGTTTTAAAAAGAAAAAGATATATATCCTTCGAATCTTTTTCGAGTTATGATTTTTCTGATACTTGGTATGATTACGAGGATGAATATTCTGGCGGTAACTCTGATTATGTAACAGGATCGGAAGGTGTTTTAGATGCCAAAGGCCTTTTTAATTTGGACATTCCTGTTCAAGATCTAACTCGTAAATTTGCGACAGATGGTGAAGATATTGAAATTGCAGATCCTTTCAATTTGGTTGTGGAATCTTCTGTATATGATGTAGATGGAAAGTCAGTTACAAAATCTTCGAGTTTACCTTACAACCCATCGGAAACCTATGTAGGTTTGAAATGTAATGATAGATACCAAGCGATAGATAAACCATTTCAATTCAATGCGGTGGCTGTCAACTTACAAGGTAAAGCTGTTGCCGGCGCGGAGTTAAAGGCTTATATCATTTATAATGACTGGACTTCTGTTTTGTCAAAAGGACTAGGGAAGTTCTTTTTTCGAAGTAATCAGTTAACAAAGAAAGTTGTAGAGGTCAAAAAATTAGTTTCTAAAGTTGATGGTGTTTCCTTTGATTATAAGGCTAAAGATTCCGGTAGTTACACTATCTTAGTTTTGAACAAAGATAAAGTATTTTCTCGTGTGGATTTTTATGCCTACGAAAAAGAATCTTATTATACATGGGACTTTCGTGGAGACGACTCCATCGAGTTACGTTCCGACAAACAAGAGTATAAAATTGGTGATAAAGCCAAAATTTTGATTAAATCCCCGTTACAAAATGCTCGTGTCATTGTGACAGTAGAAAGAGACTCTGTTTATTTTAAAAAATCATTTTTGATGAAAGGAAATAGTGCTCCTCTTGAAATTCCAATTGAAGAGTCGTATCTTCCCAATGTAGATGTAAACGTTGTTATGTTGTCGGGTAGATTACCTGTACCCGAGGGACTCTCTGCTGATGATATCGAAGAATTCAATCAACAAGACTTAGGGGCTCCAAAAGCTAAAACTGGATCTGTGACTTTGAAAGTAAATTTGGCATCCAGAACGGCACCGGTTGTAATTAAAACAGACAAACAAGAATACCAACCAAGAGAACAGGTGAAATTATCAATTCAATCGAGTCCCGGTGCTGAACTCACTGTATCAGTGGCTGACCGTGGTGTTCTTGATTTAGTTGGTTACTCCTTTCAAAGTCCTGTTCAAATGTTTTATCAGTATTGGTATAGTATTGTTAAAACATTTGAGCTTCGTAGTATGATCATCAAACATTATATTTACGAAAATAAAGGAGATAGCCCTGGTGGGGATTACGGCGAAGATTCAGGCGGTGGGTTTTCTGCAGAATCTGAGTCTGGTGCAAGAAAAGATTTTCGGTACACTGCCTATTGGAATCCTGTTGTGATTGCTGATAGTAACGGAAATGCAGATGTTAGTTTTACTTTACCTGACAACTTAACTACTTTTAAGGTTATGGTTGCATCTTCCGCCAACGGAAAGTTTGGTGCCTCTAATTCCGAGTTTATCGTTAAAAAAAATCTAGTCCTCCAAAAAACTGTAGCAAGGTTCATTCGTGTTGGCGACAGTTTAGAGTTAGGTGGAAGTATCACCAATAATACAAAGAAAAAGGGTAAATTTAAGTATAAAATCGAGTCTAAATTCCTTTCTGAGGATAAGGGTTGGACATCGATTGAACTTGCCGCAGGACAAACCAAGGAAGTCCTTAGAACCTTCCAGATTTCTGAATCACAGTACATCAAACTCAAACTTGATCACCCTAAAGACGAAATTCAGTTGTCATACCAAATTTCAGTAGAACCAGAAACAGGGGCAGAGTTTGCCGATCTAAAAAAATCCGATCTTTCCGATGCATTGGTGGTGACTATGCCAATCAAAGAATTTGATCCAGTAACATCTGTTCAATTTTCTGGGTATACGGATTCGGAACACAAAACGCTGATTTCTTTTCCAAAAAAAGAATCTATACTTCTTAATAAAGGTTCATTAGACATTCGAATGTCAGGGACTGCACTTACGGCTTTAAAATCTGCCTTCGATTTTTATGAATCAAATCCTTACTTTTGTATGGAACAAAGGACATCGGCCTATCTTCTTTCTTTGAGTGCTGGTGAGTTGCTAAAAGAATTTCAATACAAAGCCCCTGCGAAAGATTCTTATGATTTTACACAAATTGAAAAACTATTTCTAGATGAGATGTCTGAGTTCCAAACATCCGATGGAAGTTTTACTGTTTGGAAAGGTCATGGTCGAACAGGTTATCCTTATTTAACCGCTTACATTAGTTCAGTGATGCAAATTGGAAAAGATAAAGGGAAAAGATCTAATCCACAAGCATATCAATCGGCTATTAAGTATTTGGAAAATTACGTTAAGAATCCTACAGAAACGTCTGTTAATTCTTACCAAACACTCAGTTTGATTTATTCTGTGCTTTCGAAAGATAAAAAAGATGTTCATTCCTTAGAAAAAACATTGGTGGACCACTTTGAAGAATTAAATCTAAAGTCCAGAGGGATTTTTCTTACTGCTTACGCAGAGGTACATAAACTAGAATCTTCTGATTCAGATCCTGTGTTTAAAAAATTATTTTCAGAGTACACAAAATACATTGTTTATGAAAAGGAATTGTTTGCCCTTAGACCTTTAAAACAAAATTCTGATGAATACTACTATTATTCGTATTATAGTTCTTCTTCGGTACTCGGAAACTATTTGCGATTGTTACTTAGAGTGGATTCGAAAAATCCAAAGATTGTAGAGCTTGTGAAATCGATTATGATGGATCGCCAAAATCACTTCTGGTCTGACAGTCATAGCGTGGGTACGATTGCTCTTGCACTCGCTGAATATCGTAATCGTTTTGAATCAACGTCTCTCGACACAGAAGGAGAAGCTATCTTTGGAGAAAAAACGTTAATTGATGAATCTTTCTCCTCTTCTTCGGATTCTATTTATAAAGAAGAAATTACTTTTGATCGTCTTTTTGAAGGAAAAGATCCATCCGGTCGACCGCTGGTTTTCAAACGAACCAGTTCTGAAGGTAGGTTGTATTTTCAAACTAGATTGATGTATGTTCCAGTAAAAGATACGACCACACAAAAGTTTAATGGTCTTGAAATTCGAAAAACTTTATATCGTATTGATGGAAGAGATTCTAATGGTGATGCCATTTTAAAAGAAGTAACCAGTTTACAGCGAGGATCCACTTATCTTGTAAAAGTGAAAATCCTCAGTAATTTAGAACAAGCCTTCGGAATGATTGTAGATCCGATCCCAAGTAATACTGAAATTGTAAACACATCCTTTTTAACGGAAAAAACTTCTGATGGAGAAGAGACAGACGTTACAGACAACTATTACGGTGGTTACAAGGAATATCGTGATGATCGTGTGATCTTTTCCGAAGATCGAATTAGAAAAGGAGAAATGGAATTTAATTATATTTTGAGACCAGTGGCAAAAGGAAATTCGATTATGCCTGCCTCAAAAACCTTTTTGATGTATCATCCACAGTTTTATGGAAATACTAATACGATTAAAGTGAAAGTGGATTGA
- a CDS encoding PAS domain-containing protein — protein sequence MQPPPPSLEMQILSEMEEVVFSASFPELEIIYVSPSVEMLSGYPIEFFKHELGAWRKMIHSDDLHIVEHALSSLKETNKFRIRYRIQTKDNQIKFVQSQGRLIRNESGEILRFDGVVTDISELLSVQDFIKNESTGIKQLLLENNILFNGSQDSMFLVEVMENRDFVIRRINTAYEKATGLTQSNIQGKTPIDLLGEPLGSSVIQNFRNALRAKTTISYEESIPMPAGTKIWTTALTPIEVDGKVKFIVGSSKDITEQKRIETALKESNERYALILEVSSDGWFDWDLVNDTVIYSRRWWLEFGNDEKSDNVPISYWKSLVHPDDSEWVSEFLENILSSQRETFEFSFQMKKRKGNYAHVVSRCYIQRDSSGKKIRMVGSNSDLTEIKKIESTLRKAKEMAEAANLAKGNFLANMSHEIRTPLNGIIGFTELLLHASLTDEQKEYLRSIYISGKSLLSLVNQILDFSKIDSGKMDLELISTDLIDLVQSTVDLFQISAASQAIHLKLKLDPELPRFVSLDPLRVRQVLSNLIGNAIKFTHEGKVEVSVKPIKQTGEIVDIEFSVSDTGIGIDISSQTKLFDSFSQADSSITRKYGGTGLGLTITSELIHKMDSHLRFESELGKGSKFYFVLSLQVNSSGSVSSNLFEEKQITPDETAIIENNQIQNDILIVEDNDLNKRLLSKMLLKRYPNIQLRYAVDGADAINQFKQKIPDLIFMDLQMPVMDGYTATMEIRNLEKDKDKKTPIIALTAGAFFSVKDTAMESGMNDFLTKPLSSADLYKTLEKWLSSGRM from the coding sequence ATGCAACCTCCACCCCCTTCATTGGAAATGCAAATTCTCTCCGAAATGGAGGAGGTGGTTTTTTCGGCTAGTTTTCCTGAATTAGAAATTATTTATGTCAGCCCTTCCGTGGAGATGCTCAGCGGATACCCTATTGAGTTTTTCAAACATGAATTAGGTGCCTGGCGAAAGATGATTCATAGTGACGACTTACATATCGTGGAACACGCACTAAGTTCTCTAAAAGAAACAAACAAGTTTCGAATCCGATATAGAATCCAAACGAAAGACAACCAAATTAAATTTGTTCAAAGCCAAGGTCGATTGATTCGTAATGAATCAGGAGAAATACTTCGGTTTGATGGAGTGGTCACCGATATTTCAGAATTACTTTCTGTTCAAGATTTCATTAAAAACGAATCAACTGGAATTAAACAACTGTTACTCGAAAATAATATTCTTTTTAATGGAAGCCAAGACTCCATGTTCCTTGTCGAAGTCATGGAAAATCGGGATTTTGTAATCCGAAGAATCAACACAGCTTATGAAAAAGCTACAGGCCTTACTCAATCCAACATACAAGGAAAAACTCCTATTGACCTTTTAGGAGAACCATTGGGAAGTTCAGTGATTCAAAATTTTCGGAATGCTCTTCGAGCAAAAACCACAATTTCTTATGAAGAAAGTATTCCTATGCCAGCGGGAACCAAAATCTGGACAACGGCCCTCACTCCTATTGAAGTTGATGGAAAAGTAAAATTCATTGTAGGATCAAGTAAAGATATCACTGAACAAAAACGTATTGAAACCGCTCTAAAAGAATCTAACGAACGATATGCTTTAATTTTAGAAGTGAGTTCCGATGGTTGGTTTGATTGGGACTTGGTGAACGATACAGTAATCTATTCTCGAAGATGGTGGTTGGAGTTTGGTAACGACGAAAAATCAGATAATGTTCCAATCAGTTATTGGAAAAGTTTAGTTCATCCCGATGATTCAGAATGGGTATCTGAATTCTTAGAAAATATTTTATCCTCACAAAGGGAAACTTTTGAGTTCAGTTTCCAAATGAAAAAAAGAAAAGGAAATTATGCTCATGTTGTGTCCAGATGTTATATTCAAAGGGATTCATCGGGAAAAAAAATCAGAATGGTTGGATCCAACTCCGATCTAACAGAAATCAAAAAAATTGAATCTACCTTAAGAAAGGCAAAAGAAATGGCAGAGGCTGCCAATCTAGCTAAGGGCAATTTTTTAGCCAATATGAGTCATGAAATCCGAACACCTCTTAATGGAATTATAGGATTCACAGAATTATTGTTACATGCATCTCTCACAGACGAACAAAAAGAATATTTACGAAGTATCTATATCTCTGGAAAAAGTTTGTTATCTCTTGTGAATCAAATTCTTGATTTTTCAAAAATTGATTCGGGCAAGATGGACTTGGAACTAATTAGCACAGATCTGATCGACTTAGTGCAATCTACTGTGGATCTCTTCCAAATTTCTGCAGCCTCCCAAGCAATTCACTTAAAACTAAAACTAGATCCGGAGTTACCCAGATTTGTATCTCTCGATCCTTTGCGTGTAAGGCAAGTTCTTTCTAATTTGATTGGAAATGCTATCAAGTTTACACACGAAGGTAAGGTAGAAGTCTCAGTTAAACCGATCAAACAAACGGGAGAGATCGTTGATATAGAATTCTCGGTTTCTGACACAGGAATTGGAATCGACATTAGTTCTCAGACGAAACTTTTTGATTCCTTCTCACAAGCGGATTCATCCATTACACGAAAATATGGTGGAACGGGACTTGGTCTCACAATCACAAGTGAACTCATTCACAAAATGGATTCTCATTTACGATTTGAAAGTGAACTGGGAAAGGGTAGCAAATTCTATTTTGTTTTATCACTCCAAGTAAATTCTTCAGGATCTGTATCCTCTAATTTGTTTGAGGAAAAACAAATAACTCCAGATGAAACAGCAATCATTGAAAACAACCAAATCCAAAACGATATTTTGATTGTGGAAGATAATGATTTAAACAAAAGACTGTTATCAAAAATGTTATTAAAAAGATATCCTAATATACAATTGAGATATGCAGTCGATGGGGCTGATGCCATCAATCAATTCAAACAAAAAATTCCTGATTTAATCTTTATGGACTTACAAATGCCAGTTATGGACGGTTATACGGCCACAATGGAAATTAGAAATTTAGAAAAAGACAAAGATAAAAAAACTCCCATCATCGCATTGACGGCAGGAGCCTTTTTTTCAGTTAAAGATACGGCAATGGAATCTGGGATGAATGACTTTCTTACCAAACCACTTTCCTCTGCCGATCTTTATAAAACTCTTGAAAAATGGTTATCTTCAGGCCGCATGTAA
- the ahpF gene encoding alkyl hydroperoxide reductase subunit F has product MLDESTKEQVKQYFERIKNPVNIRLFSGDHEKRGELVEFLNDIVSLSSMITLEHSEDKNDGLRFAILSEGKPTGIEFSGIPMGHEFTSLILAILQSGGNPIKLEEGILSAVSKLKETLHFETFISLDCHNCPEVVQTLNSFSLVNPSISHNMIDGAMYPELVKEKNIQGVPAVFLNGKRFLSGKAEASVIFDKLLELYSIPESKEENSNQTNPTEIYDVTVIGGGPSGVTAAVYSARKGLNTLVIADRLGGQVKDTLGIENIISIPYTTGPELTNVLSEQIEKNQIRKKENVRVLKIESGELKTIHLNTGERILTKTVILSTGAKWRELNVPGEKEFIGKGVAYCPHCDGPFFKDKDVAVVGGGNSGVEAALDLSGIVKSVTLIEFGDRLNADQVLLDKVAQSSNIKTLVKAQTMEIQTNTEKVTGLTYKDRSSEESETIPLDGVFVQIGLVPNSSFVKDLVATNRFGEILVDEKCKTNVEGIFACGDVTNTPYKQIIIAMGEGAKAAISAFEYLLHAA; this is encoded by the coding sequence ATGTTAGATGAATCAACAAAGGAACAAGTAAAACAATATTTTGAAAGAATTAAAAACCCGGTGAACATTCGTTTGTTTTCGGGAGACCATGAAAAAAGAGGGGAGTTGGTAGAATTTTTAAATGATATCGTATCTCTTAGTTCGATGATCACTTTAGAACATTCAGAAGATAAAAATGATGGCCTTCGCTTTGCCATTCTTTCTGAAGGAAAACCAACAGGAATTGAATTTTCTGGAATTCCTATGGGTCATGAATTCACTTCACTCATTTTAGCAATTTTACAATCCGGCGGAAATCCAATCAAATTGGAAGAAGGGATTTTATCTGCAGTTTCAAAATTAAAAGAAACTTTACACTTTGAAACATTCATTTCTTTGGATTGTCATAATTGCCCTGAAGTGGTACAAACACTAAATAGTTTTTCTTTGGTAAACCCTTCTATCTCTCACAATATGATTGATGGTGCTATGTATCCAGAACTTGTGAAAGAAAAAAATATACAAGGGGTTCCTGCAGTTTTTTTAAATGGAAAACGTTTTCTTTCGGGAAAGGCAGAAGCATCCGTTATTTTTGATAAACTTTTGGAATTGTATTCCATTCCAGAATCCAAAGAAGAAAATTCTAATCAAACAAACCCTACGGAAATTTATGATGTTACTGTGATTGGTGGTGGGCCTTCCGGTGTGACTGCAGCTGTTTATTCTGCTAGAAAAGGATTAAATACTCTTGTCATTGCAGACAGATTAGGTGGACAAGTAAAGGATACTTTAGGGATCGAGAATATCATCTCTATTCCTTACACAACAGGGCCAGAGTTAACGAATGTATTGTCCGAACAAATAGAGAAAAATCAAATTCGTAAAAAAGAAAATGTTCGAGTTTTGAAAATTGAATCTGGAGAATTAAAAACCATTCATTTGAATACAGGGGAACGGATTCTTACAAAAACAGTCATTCTTTCGACCGGCGCGAAATGGCGTGAACTCAATGTTCCTGGTGAAAAGGAATTTATTGGAAAAGGTGTGGCCTATTGTCCTCATTGTGACGGACCATTTTTTAAAGACAAAGATGTAGCTGTAGTTGGTGGCGGAAACTCAGGTGTAGAAGCGGCTCTCGATTTGAGTGGAATTGTAAAATCAGTTACCTTGATCGAGTTTGGTGATAGATTGAATGCTGATCAAGTTTTACTTGATAAAGTAGCTCAGTCTTCCAATATCAAAACTTTGGTGAAGGCACAAACAATGGAAATCCAAACTAATACTGAAAAAGTAACAGGACTTACTTATAAAGATAGAAGTTCGGAAGAATCCGAAACCATTCCTCTTGATGGAGTTTTTGTTCAGATTGGTCTTGTACCAAATAGTAGTTTTGTGAAGGATTTGGTTGCTACCAATCGTTTTGGTGAAATATTGGTCGATGAAAAATGTAAAACCAATGTAGAAGGGATTTTTGCTTGTGGAGATGTAACAAATACTCCTTACAAACAAATTATCATTGCTATGGGTGAAGGAGCAAAGGCTGCTATTAGTGCCTTTGAATACCTATTACATGCGGCCTGA
- the ahpC gene encoding alkyl hydroperoxide reductase subunit C — MSNINTQIPDFTTEAFHNGAFKKISKKDVLGKWSVFVFYPADFTFVCPTELGDVADYYAELQKMGVEVYSVSTDTHFVHKAWHEASDTIKKIKFPMLGDASGKITRGFGIMIEEDGQALRGTFVVNPEGVIKTAEIHDLGIGRSAEELVRKVQAAQYVANNDGEVCPAKWKPGNSTLKPGLDLVGKI, encoded by the coding sequence ATGTCCAATATCAACACTCAAATTCCTGACTTTACCACAGAAGCTTTCCATAATGGGGCTTTCAAAAAAATTAGCAAAAAAGACGTTCTCGGAAAATGGTCCGTATTTGTTTTTTATCCTGCAGATTTTACTTTTGTTTGCCCTACAGAACTTGGCGACGTAGCAGATTATTATGCGGAACTCCAAAAAATGGGAGTAGAAGTATATTCTGTATCCACAGATACACATTTTGTTCATAAAGCTTGGCACGAAGCTAGTGACACCATCAAAAAAATCAAATTCCCAATGTTAGGTGATGCATCTGGAAAGATCACTCGAGGTTTCGGAATTATGATCGAAGAAGATGGCCAAGCACTTCGAGGAACATTCGTTGTGAACCCAGAAGGTGTGATCAAAACTGCTGAAATCCATGATCTTGGAATTGGACGTTCTGCTGAGGAACTCGTTCGTAAAGTGCAAGCAGCTCAATACGTTGCAAACAATGACGGCGAAGTTTGTCCTGCAAAATGGAAACCAGGTAATTCCACTTTGAAACCAGGTCTTGACTTGGTAGGAAAAATCTAA
- a CDS encoding hydrogen peroxide-inducible genes activator, which yields MTITQLRYIVALDQFKSFAKAAEHCLVAQPTMSLQIQKVEQELGFELFDRKKNPVITTKLGKAVVDQAKNTLKEADKLFEIAGQWKDEPAGNISIGIIPTVSNYLIPSIYNQLQTEFSKVNFRISELPTLSILEKLESEEIDLGILATPLKIPNIVEHPLYYEPFVVYYPKDAKEKTSSVSMKHIEKYPLLVLGEEHCFRHQSLKICNRNSLAKIESGSVETLKRMVDMGIGVTLLPKLSVDPSSKRIVPFDTPEPAREISLVYKKGFYKTKILKKLTSLILGVIAKEYHSKEKFKIIGVSLNQD from the coding sequence ATGACCATCACTCAACTTCGCTATATTGTTGCCCTGGATCAATTTAAGAGTTTTGCAAAAGCCGCCGAACATTGTTTAGTTGCTCAACCCACTATGAGCTTACAAATTCAAAAAGTAGAACAGGAACTGGGTTTTGAATTGTTTGATCGGAAAAAAAACCCTGTTATAACTACCAAATTAGGGAAAGCCGTTGTAGATCAGGCAAAAAATACACTGAAAGAAGCAGACAAACTTTTTGAAATCGCTGGTCAATGGAAAGACGAACCTGCCGGAAATATATCCATTGGAATCATTCCGACTGTCAGTAATTATTTGATTCCTTCCATTTACAATCAATTACAAACAGAGTTTTCTAAAGTAAACTTCCGAATTTCGGAACTTCCAACTCTCTCCATTTTAGAAAAATTGGAATCAGAAGAAATTGATTTGGGAATTCTTGCGACTCCACTCAAAATTCCAAATATCGTAGAACACCCGCTCTACTATGAACCATTTGTTGTTTATTATCCAAAAGATGCTAAAGAAAAAACCTCATCTGTTTCGATGAAACATATCGAGAAGTACCCCTTACTTGTACTTGGTGAAGAACATTGTTTTCGTCACCAGTCTTTAAAAATCTGTAATCGCAACTCACTGGCAAAAATTGAAAGTGGAAGTGTGGAAACTTTGAAACGAATGGTAGACATGGGGATTGGGGTCACCTTATTACCTAAGTTATCAGTGGATCCATCTTCCAAACGAATTGTTCCTTTTGATACTCCCGAACCCGCAAGAGAAATTAGTTTGGTATATAAGAAGGGGTTTTACAAAACTAAAATTTTAAAAAAACTCACAAGTTTGATTCTTGGTGTGATAGCTAAGGAATATCATTCCAAAGAAAAATTTAAAATCATCGGTGTGTCTTTGAACCAAGATTGA